CGACTGCTGGTCGTCGACGACGAAAAAAATATCCGGCGCAGCCTCGCCGCTTTCTTCGAGTCGCTGGGGCATCAGGTGCGCGCCGCAGAGAGCGGAACTCAAGCCGTCGCGATGCTCGCGGACAATCAATTCGACCTGGTGCTTACCGACTACAAGATGGCGGAGATGAGCGGACTCGAATTGCTGCGCGAACTTAAGCGCCGTTCGCCCGACACGCTCGTGATTTTGATGACCGCGTACGCGACCATCGAAAACGCGGTCGAAGCGATGAAATCGGGCGCTTATGATTACGTCACCAAACCGTTCTCGCTCGAACAGATCAGGCATACGGCGGATCGCGCGCTCCAGGTTACTGTCCTGCAAGCCGAAAATCGCGCACTCCGCAGCGCCGTTGACGACGGTCCGCTGCTCGAATCGAAAAGCGCGGCGATGCAACGATTGCTCGAGACCGCGCGCCAAGCCGCCGCGAGCGAAGCGACGATCCTGCTGACGGGCGAGAGCGGCACCGGCAAGAATGTCATCGCGCGGCAGATCCATCGATGGAGCAAGCGGGCGGAGCAACCATTCGTGGTGGTCAACTGCACCACGCTCTCGGAAGAACTGCTCGAGAGCGAACTCTTCGGGCACGTCCGCGGCGCATTCACCGGCGCGGTCAAGGACAAGCCCGGGCGCCTCGAGGCCGCCCACGGCGGAACGGTTTTCCTCGACGAGATCGCGGATTTGACGGCGACTCTGCAAACCAAGTTTCTGCGGTTTTTGCAGGAGCAGAACTTCGAGCGCGTCGGCGGTGAACGCACGATCCACGTCGATGCGCGAATTATCGCGGCGTCGAATCGCGACCTCGAAGCGGAAGTCGCGGCGCATCATTTCCGCGAAGATCTGTACTATCGCTTGAACGTGATTGCGCTCCGCGTGCCGTCGCTGCGCGAGCGGCGCGAAGATGTTTTGCCTCTCGCCGAGTACCTTCTAAGGATGGCGGCGTTGCGCAACGGGCGGCCGGGCCTCGCTTTTTCGCCCGACGCCGCGCTCGCGATCGGGCACTATCGATGGCCCGGAAATGTGCGCGAACTCAAAAATGCGATCGAGCGCAGCGTCGTCCTGATGCGCGGCCAGACGATCGCGCGCGACGACCTGCCCGACTCGCTATTCCGTGAGGCGGCCTCGTCACTTCCCAGCGCTTCGCCGTCGGCCAGCCTCGAAGAAGTTGAACGCGAGCATGTCGCCCGCGTGCTGGCGGCAAGCACGACGCTTGAAAGAAGCCCCCGACACGCTCGGCATCAACGTGACGACTCTGTGGCGCAAGCGCCGCCGCTACGGGATCGAGTAGATTGTTTGCGTGTGGACGGCGGAGTGCGCGAGCGCTTATTGATCCGCTCAGGACACTAGCGCTTTGAACTTGCTCGCTAGTCGATCGACGGCTTGAGCTAAGAGGACGGAATCGGCACCTACTGCGATGAAGGTGCATCCTAGCTCGAGGTAGCGGCGTACCAGCGCCTCGTCGCCCATCAGGATACCCGCGGCCTTGCCAGCAGCACGAATATCCGCGACACCGCGTTCGATCGTTTCAAGCACCTCAGGATGAGTCATGTTTCCGAGGTAGCCCATCGAGGCCGACAGGTCCGCTGGTCCTACGAAGACACCATCGACACCCGGCACCGCCGCAATAGCTTTGAGGTTCTCGACGCCGCGCCGAGTCTCGATCTGGACGAGGAGGCACATCTCTTCGCCGGCTTCCTTAAGATAGGACGGTATCCGGGTCCATCGCGAGGATCGCGCGAGCGCCGAACCGACTCCGCGCACTCCTTTAGGTGGATAGTGCATCGCCGCGACAAGGCTGGCTGCCTGCTCCGCACTTTCGACCATCGGAATGAGCAAAGTTTGCGCGCCAATTTCGAGAACCTGCTTGATGACATGAGTATCGCCAACCCGAAGGCGTACTATCGGATGGCTATCGTACGGCGCGACAGCCTGGAGTTGAGCCAGCAACGTGCGGAGGTCATTGGGACCGTGCTCGGCATCGAGCAGTAGCCAGTCAAAGCCCGCACCGGCGCAAAGTTCGGCGCATCCTGCATCGGCTAGCGCGACCCACAGCCCGATCTGCGCCTTCCCCTCCTTAATCGCTCGCTTGAAACGATTGACAGGTACTTCCATCTTCAACCATCTCCTACGAAGCGGCAGGAAATCGAACCTAACGGACCGTAGTCCACGTGAAAGGTGTCACCGGCGCGCGCTGGTACGACTCTAGTGAAGGAGCCGGCTAGCACGATTTGCCCGGCTTCAAGTCCTTGATCGTGCAGAGCGAGCTTATTCGCGAGCCAGGCGATTCCATTGGCAGGATGATTTAACACGGCGGCCGCGATACCTGATTCCTCGAGTACGCCGTTGCGATAGCAAAGAGCACCTACCCATCTAAGGTCCACGTCCAGCGGCCGAATCGGACGCCCGCCAATCACGAGTGCGGCATTCGCGGCGTTATCAGCGATAGTATCGACGACGCGGCGCGGCGCTTTGGTTTGCGGATCGTCTCTCATCGTGCGAAGGCCAACTATCTCTAGCGCCGGAATGACATACTCGGTCGCGCCCAGTACGTCGAAGATCGAGCAGTTAGGTCCGCGCAGAGGTTTTCCCAGGACGAAGGCAAGCTCGTTCTCGAGCATCGGCGTGATGAACCTGTTGGCGGGGATCTGCGAACCGTCGTGATACAGCATATCGTCGAGCAGGACGCCGTAGTCGGGTTCGTTGATGTTCGCCGTCGATTGCATCGCGCGCGAAGTCAGTCCGATCTTGTGCCCGATAATGCGGCGGCCTTCCTTGAGCTTGATGTCAATCCACGCGCGCTGGATC
This DNA window, taken from Candidatus Binatus sp., encodes the following:
- a CDS encoding sigma-54 dependent transcriptional regulator — translated: MARLLVVDDEKNIRRSLAAFFESLGHQVRAAESGTQAVAMLADNQFDLVLTDYKMAEMSGLELLRELKRRSPDTLVILMTAYATIENAVEAMKSGAYDYVTKPFSLEQIRHTADRALQVTVLQAENRALRSAVDDGPLLESKSAAMQRLLETARQAAASEATILLTGESGTGKNVIARQIHRWSKRAEQPFVVVNCTTLSEELLESELFGHVRGAFTGAVKDKPGRLEAAHGGTVFLDEIADLTATLQTKFLRFLQEQNFERVGGERTIHVDARIIAASNRDLEAEVAAHHFREDLYYRLNVIALRVPSLRERREDVLPLAEYLLRMAALRNGRPGLAFSPDAALAIGHYRWPGNVRELKNAIERSVVLMRGQTIARDDLPDSLFREAASSLPSASPSASLEEVEREHVARVLAASTTLERSPRHARHQRDDSVAQAPPLRDRVDCLRVDGGVRERLLIRSGH
- the hpaI gene encoding 4-hydroxy-2-oxoheptanedioate aldolase produces the protein MEVPVNRFKRAIKEGKAQIGLWVALADAGCAELCAGAGFDWLLLDAEHGPNDLRTLLAQLQAVAPYDSHPIVRLRVGDTHVIKQVLEIGAQTLLIPMVESAEQAASLVAAMHYPPKGVRGVGSALARSSRWTRIPSYLKEAGEEMCLLVQIETRRGVENLKAIAAVPGVDGVFVGPADLSASMGYLGNMTHPEVLETIERGVADIRAAGKAAGILMGDEALVRRYLELGCTFIAVGADSVLLAQAVDRLASKFKALVS
- the hpaH gene encoding 2-oxo-hept-4-ene-1,7-dioate hydratase encodes the protein MDAAIISRIASQLHEAEKNRTVIRFLSAQYPEMTIGDSYAIQRAWIDIKLKEGRRIIGHKIGLTSRAMQSTANINEPDYGVLLDDMLYHDGSQIPANRFITPMLENELAFVLGKPLRGPNCSIFDVLGATEYVIPALEIVGLRTMRDDPQTKAPRRVVDTIADNAANAALVIGGRPIRPLDVDLRWVGALCYRNGVLEESGIAAAVLNHPANGIAWLANKLALHDQGLEAGQIVLAGSFTRVVPARAGDTFHVDYGPLGSISCRFVGDG